The Ananas comosus cultivar F153 linkage group 2, ASM154086v1, whole genome shotgun sequence genome contains a region encoding:
- the LOC109706795 gene encoding pentatricopeptide repeat-containing protein At1g59720, chloroplastic/mitochondrial-like produces MLLSTSFNKLSFRFLRGISSSLPFVLHQHPPTCSTKCLNENSHDSREETLISLFKSCSTMRELSQIHAQIISAGFDQHVYVIGRLISFCCVSENGSMDYASLVFEQLNWPDGFLYNTMIRGLGRVDRDEDALLFFKRMRERGKAADNFTFAFLLKICGHMTAVELGRQIHCCIVKHGLESNVYVCNTLIHMYGLFREISAASQVFEEITSRDLVSWNTLIDVYVSCGEYKEALRMFLRMRRDGFNPDEATLVVTLSACSELGALDFGRWVHSNTIHQTVSVSNSLIDMYAKCGAIESALRVFDNMASRNIVSWNSMILGLALHGHVNKALLLFNKMLEECEFQEPNDITFLGVLCSCSHGGLVEEGRMYFNMMRRDYGVTPNIKHYGCMVDLLGKAGLLQEAYELVRSMPMEGNAVVWRTLLGACRVHGNIELGQRVLEHLRELEPDHSSDYVLLSHMYAGAGRWNDMLHIREVMRGRGVQKPEPGLGVLSCAEH; encoded by the coding sequence ATGCTCCTCTCCACCTCCTTCAACAAGCTCTCCTTTAGATTCCTCAGAGGCATATCATCGTCCCTTCCCTTCGTCCTCCACCAGCATCCCCCAacgtgttcgacgaaatgcctcAACGAAAACTCCCACGACTCCAGGGAGGAAACTCTAATTTCCTTGTTCAAATCGTGCTCCACCATGAGAGAACTCTCTCAGATCCACGCCCAGATCATCTCCGCCGGTTTCGATCAACACGTGTACGTGATCGGTAGATTAATCTCGTTCTGCTGCGTGTCGGAGAACGGATCGATGGATTACGCGTCTCTCGTGTTCGAACAATTGAATTGGCCGGATGGGTTCTTGTACAACACCATGATTAGAGGATTGGGGAGAGTCGATAGAGACGAGGATGCGCTGTTGTTCTTTAAAAGAATGCGAGAGCGCGGTAAAGCCGCCGATAACTTCACCTTCGCATTCCTTCTCAAGATTTGCGGGCACATGACGGCCGTTGAATTGGGTAGGCAGATCCATTGCTGCATTGTGAAGCATGGATTGGAGTCGAATGTATATGTTTGCAACACACTGATCCATATGTATGGATTGTTTAGGGAGATTAGCGCTGCGAGTCAGGTGTTTGAAGAAATTACTAGTAGGGACTTGGTCTCGTGGAATACACTCATTGATGTGTACGTGAGCTGCGGCGAGTACAAGGAGGCGTTGAGGATGTTTCTTAGGATGAGGAGAGATGGTTTCAATCCCGATGAGGCTACGTTGGTTGTGACTCTCTCGGCGTGTTCGGAATTGGGCGCTCTGGATTTTGGAAGATGGGTTCATTCCAACACAATCCACCAAACTGTATCTGTTTCCAACTCTTTAATCGATATGTACGCAAAGTGTGGAGCCATCGAAAGCGCGCTTCGAGTGTTTGACAACATGGCGAGCAGGAACATCGTCTCGTGGAACTCGATGATACTAGGACTTGCGCTGCATGGGCATGTCAACAAGGCATTATTGCTTTTTAATAAGATGCTTGAAGAATGCGAATTCCAAGAGCCGAACGACATTACGTTCTTAGGAGTTCTTTGCAGCTGTAGCCACGGAGGGCTTGTGGAAGAAGGGCGGATGTACTTCAACATGATGAGGAGGGACTATGGTGTGACTCCTAACATAAAGCATTATGGGTGCATGGTCGACCTTCTTGGAAAAGCCGGACTTCTGCAAGAAGCATATGAGCTTGTAAGGAGCATGCCGATGGAGGGGAATGCGGTGGTGTGGAGGACGTTGTTGGGGGCGTGCCGAGTTCACGGGAACATTGAACTTGGCCAGCGAGTTCTTGAGCATCTCAGAGAGTTGGAGCCTGATCACAGCAGTGACTACGTTCTTCTCTCGCACATGTATGCTGGAGCTGGAAGATGGAATGATATGTTGCATATAAGAGAGGTGATGAGAGGAAGAGGAGTTCAGAAGCCTGAGCCTGGTTTGGGTGTGCTTTCCTGCGCCGAGCATTAG
- the LOC109725763 gene encoding chlorophyll a-b binding protein 4, chloroplastic, with protein MATVATQASVTVLRPCASKTRFLGSRGKLAGGLAARNGTTSTSWRGLKVEAKGEWLPGLPSPAYLNGSLPGDNGFDPLGLAEDPENLNWYVQAELVNSRWAMLGVVGMLAPEVLTKIGLINAPQWYDAGKAEYFASSSTLFVIEFILFHYVEIRRWQDIKNPGSVNQDPIFKNYSLPPHDCGYPGSIFNPLNFAPTVEAKEKELANGRLAMLAFLGFVVQHNVTGKGPFENLLQHLSDPWHNTIIQIFK; from the exons ATGGCAACGGTCGCAACTCAGGCATCGGTCACGGTGCTCCGGCCGTGCGCGTCGAAGACCAGATTCCTCGGTTCTCGGGGCAAGCTCGCGGGAGGGCTCGCGGCGAGGAATGGAACGACCTCTACTAGCTGGAGGGGCCTCAAGGTGGAGGCCAAGGGCGAGTGGCTCCCCGGTCTCCCCTCGCCGGCTTATCTCAATGGCAG CCTCCCCGGAGACAACGGCTTCGACCCGCTGGGCCTGGCAGAGGACCCGGAGAACCTCAATTGGTACGTGCAGGCGGAGCTGGTGAACAGCCGGTGGGCGATGCTCGGCGTGGTTGGGATGCTGGCCCCTGAGGTGTTAACCAAGATCGGGCTCATCAACGCGCCGCAGTGGTACGATGCAGGAAAGGCCGAGTACTTCGCCTCGTCCTCCACCCTCTTCGTCATCGAATTCATCCTCTTCCACTACGTCGAGATCCGGCGGTGGCAGGACATCAAGAACCCCGGCAGCGTCAACCAGGACCCCATCTTCAAGAACTACAGCCTCCCGCCCCACGATTGTGGATACCCTGGCAGCATCTTCAACCCCCTCAACTTCGCCCCCACCGTCGAGGCCAAGGAGAAGGAGCTCGCCAACG GGAGATTGGCGATGCTGGCGTTCTTGGGCTTTGTGGTTCAGCACAATGTGACAGGAAAGGGGCCTTTTGAGAACCTGCTGCAGCACCTCTCTGATCCATGGCACAACACCATCATCCAGATCTTCAAGTAA
- the LOC109725744 gene encoding polypyrimidine tract-binding protein homolog 1 isoform X2, which yields MVFSAFGFVHKIATFEKAAGFQALIQYSDAATASEARNALDGRSIPRYLLPEHVTSCHLRISFSAHTDLNIKFQSHRSRDYTNPYLPVNPSAIEGTVQPIVGPDGKKKEPESNVLLASIENMQYAVTVDVLHTVFSAFGTVQKIAIFEKNGGMQALIQYPDVTTAAVAKEALEGHCIYDGGYCKLHLTYSRHTDLNVKAHNDRSRDYTISDSGILSVPQAQGLPGVPTASWQSNPLAASVYGGNEFAAGAPLAIPNGQMPAWDPTSMPGGAYGATTSSYPAGQTYAPPPVSQFPSTAAVSQPMPPYGAPPNARPPATSSGQPAYYSS from the exons ATG GTATTCTCTGCCTTCGGCTTTGTGCACAAAATTGCTACCTTTGAAAAGGCTGCTGGTTTTCAG GCCCTAATCCAATACAGTGATGCAGCGACTGCTTCGGAAGCTAGAAATGCTTTGGATGGAAGAAGCATTCCAAG GTATTTGCTTCCAGAACATGTTACTTCTTGCCACCTGCGCATCTCATTTTCCGCTCACACAGATTTGAATATCAAGTTCCAATCTCACCGTAGCAG GGACTACACAAACCCTTATCTCCCTGTGAACCCTTCAGCAATAGAGGGAACTGTACAG CCTATAGTAGGTCCTGATGGGAAGAAAAAAGAGCCTGAGAGCAATGTGCTTTTAGCATCTATTGAAAATATGCAATATGCTGTCACAGTTGATGTTCTTCACACT GTTTTCTCTGCATTTGGCACTGTCCAAAAAATTGccatttttgagaaaaatggtGGAATGCAGGCTTTGATTCAGTATCCCG ATGTGACGACAGCGGCTGTTGCTAAAGAAGCTTTGGAGGGACACTGCATCTATGATGGTGGTTATTGTAAGCTTCACCTGACATACTCTCGTCATACTGATCTGAATGTAAAG GCACATAACGATAGAAGCAGAGATTACACTATTTCGGACTCGGGCATACTATCAGTTCCGCAAGCTCAAGGCTTGCCTGGTGTTCCTACCGCCAGCTGGCAAAGTAATCCTCTGGCGGCGTCAGTGTATGGCGGCAATGAATTTGCAGCCGGTGCTCCATTGGCAATCCCTAACGGGCAAATGCCGGCTTGGGATCCTACTAGCATGCCGGGGGGAGCCTATGGAGCGACTACAAGCTCGTACCCTGCTGGCCAAACATATGCACCACCACCTGTTTCCCAGTTTCCATCCACTGCGGCCGTTTCGCAGCCGATGCCTCCTTACGGGGCTCCTCCCAATGCACGGCCTCCTGCAACATCCTCGGGTCAGCCTGCTTACTACTCTTCATGA